In Quercus robur chromosome 11, dhQueRobu3.1, whole genome shotgun sequence, the following proteins share a genomic window:
- the LOC126704920 gene encoding uncharacterized protein LOC126704920, which translates to MARAIMHNKDVAKNLWDKAMTIAYHTVKRVYFRLGTKKTPYELWKGKKPNVKYFRKFGSIFFILKDRENEGKFDTQSDEGVFLGYSSSSKAYRVLNKRIGKVMEIVNVRALYGLKQAPRAWYDHLTDYLVANELSKGQADRTLFIKKVDGKLVIAQIEFEMSMIGKLNYFLGLQIWQNDSDIFISQSKYANDIVKKFGLEFACSAGNVDDCKSTSGGCFYLGNNLVSWMSKK; encoded by the exons ATGGCTAGAGCTATAATGCACAACAAGGATGTTGCAAAAAATTTGTGGGATAAAGCTATGACCATTGCCTATCACACTGTAAAAAGGGTCTACTTCAGACTAGGAACAAAGAAAACTCCCTATGAACTGTGGAAAGGGAAAAAgccaaatgtaaaatatttcagAAAATTTGGTAGCATTTTCTTCATCTTGAAAGATAGGGAAAATGAGGGAAAGTTTGACACTCAAAGTGATGAGGGTGTCTTTCTTGGTTACTCATCCTCTAGCAAGGCCTATAGGGTATTAAACAAAAGGATAGGTAAAGTCATGGAGATTGTGAATGTG AGGGCATTGTATGGCCTAAAGCAAGCACCAAGGGCATGGTATGATCACCTCACAGACTACTTGGTGGCAAATGAACTCTCAAAAGGACAAGCAGATCGAACCTTATTCATTAAGAAGGTAGATGGAAAGTTGGTTATAGCTCAA ATCgaatttgagatgagcatgattggaaAGCTGAATTACTTTCTTGGCCTTCAAATTTGGCAAAATGATTCTGATATCTTcatatctcaatctaaatatgctaatGATATTGTAAAGAAATTTGGATTAGAGTTTGCTTGCTCG GCTGGTAATGTTGATGATTGTAAGAGTACTTCTGGTGGGTGTTTTTACTTGGGAAATAATCTTGTTtcttggatgagcaagaagTAG
- the LOC126706252 gene encoding basic form of pathogenesis-related protein 1-like, with translation MGLCKISLAFVFLMGLTLVHLTLAQDSKEDYLNAHNAARADVGVPSLTWDDTVAAYAQNYANQRIGDCNLVHSGGKYGENIAWGSADLSGTDAVKMWVDEKANYDYNSNSCVGGECLHYTQVVWRNSVRLGCAKVRCNNGGTFIGCNYDPPGNYVGQKPY, from the coding sequence ATGGGGTTGTGTAAGATTTCACTAGCTTTTGTTTTTCTCATGGGCTTAACCCTAGTCCATCTCACCCTTGCCCAAGACTCCAAAGAAGACTACCTTAATGCCCACAATGCAGCCCGTGCAGACGTGGGAGTTCCATCTCTGACTTGGGATGACACTGTAGCGGCATATGCACAGAACTATGCTAATCAGCGTATTGGAGATTGCAATCTTGTGCACTCCGGTGGAAAATATGGTGAAAATATTGCATGGGGCAGCGCTGACCTCTCAGGCACAGATGCGGTGAAGATGTGGGTCGACGAGAAAGCCAACTATGACTACAACTCTAACTCTTGTGTTGGTGGGGAGTGCCTGCACTATACTCAGGTGGTTTGGCGCAACTCGGTTCGTCTTGGATGTGCTAAAGTGAGGTGCAACAATGGTGGGACATTCATTGGTTGCAACTATGATCCTCCTGGCAACTATGTTGGCCAGAAACCGTACTAA
- the LOC126706384 gene encoding uncharacterized protein LOC126706384, producing the protein MTAPDGKQERPPSLLRDDSKYALEKLSSIITAEDYEDLGNHSTEAMGETGLFAVAQSLVMMKGLLDRCLHRESTLDRVRAKAEQTEEELGQLHKWRSKMEKKLELSEKARKELEEKTASALTAIEKKEAEIKELKEEIRHAKEVAVEEYRCSESCLGELSDSFLQGFDDSLRQVKKAYPELDLSMVKLEDQAQTSALPVASENTEDLFGDGAAQGDGESVPSKEVQVAEQKED; encoded by the exons ATGACGGCCCCAGacggtaagcaagagagacctccttcccttctccgtgatgactccaagtatgcattggagaagctgtcgtccatcatcacggcagaagactatgaagatctgggaaaccattcgacggaggccatgggggagacgggcctctttgccgtcgctcag tccttggtcatgatgaagggactactggaccggtgtctccaccgtgagagtaccttggaccgggtgcgcgcgaaggcggagcagacggaggaagagctcggacaactccataaatggaggtccaagatggagaagaagctggagctttctgagaaggcgaggaaggagctggaggagaagacggccTCTGCGCTGACGGccatagagaaaaaagaggcGGAGATCAAAGAACTCAAGGAAGAGATCCGTCATGCGAAAGAGGTAGCCGTCGAGGAGTACCGATGCTCGGAGTCCTGTTTGGGCGAGCTGTCGGATtccttccttcaaggcttcgatgattctctccgtcaagtcaagaaggcCTATCCAGAGCTGGATCTgtcaatggtcaaacttgaggaccaagcccagacttctgccctccccgtcgcctccgaaaatacggaggacctcTTTGGCGACGGTGCTGCTCAAGGAGACGGAGAGTCCGTCCCGTCGAAGGAAGTCCAAGTTGCTGAACAGAAGGAAGACTAA
- the LOC126706613 gene encoding basic form of pathogenesis-related protein 1-like, translated as MGFIKYLLAICFLGLALLHVSLAQSSHQDFVNAHNAARAKVGVGPIRWNYTIAAYAQNYANKRSGDCNLEHSEGPYGENLAEGYDNLNGVDAVNLWIAEKPYYNHKSNQCVGGECLHYTQVVWRDSVHLGCARVKCHNGWMFVICSYDPPGNYEGERPF; from the coding sequence ATGGGGTTTATCAAGTATTTGCTAGCCATATGCTTCTTGGGGTTGGCCCTACTTCATGTCTCCCTAGCCCAAAGCTCCCACCAAGACTTTGTCAATGCACACAATGCAGCTCGTGCCAAAGTTGGTGTTGGTCCAATTAGATGGAACTACACAATTGCAGCCTATGCTCAAAATTATGCTAATAAGAGATCGGGAGACTGCAACTTGGAACATTCAGAAGGGCCCTATGGAGAAAATCTTGCTGAAGGTTATGATAACTTAAACGGAGTGGATGCAGTGAATTTGTGGATAGCAGAGAAGCCTTACTATAACCACAAGTCCAACCAATGTGTCGGTGGTGAGTGCCTGCACTATACTCAGGTTGTTTGGCGTGATTCGGTTCATCTTGGGTGTGCTAGAGTCAAGTGCCACAATGGGTGGATGTTCGTCATTTGCAGCTATGATCCTCCGGGTAATTATGAAGGCGAACGTCCTTTTTAA